In Vicia villosa cultivar HV-30 ecotype Madison, WI linkage group LG7, Vvil1.0, whole genome shotgun sequence, the DNA window TTTACCTCTGAAACAATGAATGGTGTGTTGTTGTGAAGGTGTTAAAGCAATTTTTTGCGTGAAATTTTTCATGTTGGCTCTACAAATAGTTAAATTCATAGTTTACTTATATTCTTCAATGAAGTGGTCCATAATAGTACTTATTAAGTATTCATCAAGCTTAATACTATAAGTGTAGATAGTTATCTAAGAAACCAACCATCCATTCataaaatgaagtaaaaaaaCTAATCAACCATCCATATTTTTAGGGTCAAATATATAAAATGATTTACCGGGTAATCATCCATTATTTGAATATGAGAGTGGATTGATTAATATTAAGGTAAATTCCATATTATATTATCAATTTGATTACTCTCTCTCAAGTCAACAAAATGATCGTTGACCATAAACGATAATAATATAACGCAAACGTAAAGATAATATCCGATTAGTAGTAACACGTAGCGTAAGCAATAATCTAATCAATCTTAGTAAAATAATCAAACCGCCATTATTGACTAATCTAAACTTAAATTATAATCACTCTTTCATTCAACAACTCTATAAAACAAATACACAtcgaaagagaaagaaattagcTATGGCAACTCTAGGTGGCACAACTGAGGTGGTGGAATATACACAAAACAACGTTGAGATTAATAACCTTGCTCTCTTTGCTGTTCAAGATCACAACATAAAACAGGTTTTCATTCAATTCATACTAACTTTAATTAATTTGATACTATAATTTATCTGTTTTTTTCTCTATAAAGCACGCAATCTCGAACACGATCGTATCACTGACTAACTGATTAACAtagataaaatttaaaaaataaataaattaaatataattataaacgtTGGTATAGATGTCTGATATTAACACGGACACAAACACGTCTTTTATCGTGTCAGTGctacataatatttttaatttgattgaatttgttgttgtttatgtagAATGGAGTTTTGGAGTTTGTGAGAGTTTTGAGTGCAAAGAAACAAGTGGTTTCTGGAACGTTGTATGATATCGTTTTGGAGACAAAGGATGGTGGGAAACAAAAGGTGTATGAAGCAAAGATTTTGGAAAAGCCATGGTTGAACTTTAAGGAAGTGCAGGAGTTTAAACTTGTCAGTGAAAATGATGATGCTCCTTCTTCGTCTACGGTTTAATTGGGTATGTAATTGAcactttttttttagaaattatttttgcattttatttctCTACTAGTTATGTTGGGATTATTATCTTAcattttttttcttgattttttttttccttcAGGTTATTGAAGATCACCCTTCGCTCCAaggtcaaaaataaaataaaatttgtgtATATAAAGAATAAGATATGCATATCGTCTAGATATTGCCATCTATTTAAGTTGGATATTTGTCTAATAGATTAATGTTTGTTAGTAATTTGTGAAATAACGAAGATTGTATTTAAAATGtgagatttaatatttttatatattaaataaaggtTTTGTAATTTGTATCAATTtcccaaaaatatataattagGCATATAAGAGTGTCTTACACATGTAGTTTGTTAAGAACATGTTCTTTCTGTTCACTACAAAAGTGTcttggtaaatatttgaaaagtaTATCAAACTCgtgcaaaataattttaaaatgggAATTAATCACTATTTTGTGTATTCTGTCAAACTACACATATCTTTTTAAATTAGCGGTATAAtatgattaaataataaatttatattggATGACTTATTACCTTTAATTTCTTATAATAGTGttggaataaaataaaaatactagtCTATAATAAATTAACCGGTCAGGTGCAGGAGTAATAGACTCTACAGTATAGGATTTCAAATTTAAAGAGTCCCTAAATCTTTAAAGTctaatttctttttatattaatattaataaatataaaaaatgtcataaaaaatctaataaattaaaaaatgttataataaaaaaaataagattgatcaaaatcaaattaattataattaaatattttttattaatatataattatattttttgtgtgtcatttttagttattataattgtatttttttttaaaaacgacccattttttaaattagaacgAGACCTCCTGTTTGACTGGGTCGGCCCTGTGTGttaaatcaagttattgtttaaTTATGTGTTAACGCAAAAcctatgaaaagaaaaggggtagtGATTGTCTGATTTTGTAGAGGGATTTGTCATCTACCTTTCTAGGATTTATGCAATGAAGGAAAGCTGTTATCAATTGAGAAAAATAGTATTTGGGAGTTGGTTGATTTATCGGAAAGGAAGAAGCCAATCGGTGTAAGACGGGTCTGTAAGGTGAAGGTAAATCCCAAAGGTGAGATAATCAAGCATAAGGCTCAATTAGTTGCAAATGGATTCTTGCAAAGAGAAGGTATAGACTTTAATGAGGTATTTGCACCGGTGGCTAGGATTGTGACCATATAGCTAGTTGTTGGCATTGCGAATaacaacaattggactatctacCAAATGAATGTGAAGTATATGTTTCTAAACGGTCTGCTTAAAGAAGAAGTATATGTGGAGCAGCCTTCTGGTTTTGTTGTGAAGAATCAAGAGGGAAAGTTCTACAAGTTAAGAAAAGCGTTATACATGCTGAAGAAAGCTTCGAGAGCTTGGAATAAACGGATAGGCGGTTTCCTAGTTGATGTTGGCTTCAATAAATGTGTGTCCGAGCATGGAGTTTATGTGAAATCAGATACAAGTGAAGGTGTGATCATACTTTGTCTATATGTAGATTATTTATTGATCACGAGAAGCAACGAGATGAGTATTTCTAAGTTCAAATGTGAGCTTATGAAAGAATTTGGGATGAGTGATCTTGGTATAATgacatacttccttggcatagagTTTCATAAGTCCAAAAGGGGATTGCTTATGCATCAAAGGAGATATGCTCTTAAGATATTGAAGAGGTGTGATATGGAGCATTGCAGTGTTGTCATTACTCCTGCAGAACCAAGGTTGTAGCTGTCCAAGAACAAGGATGAGCATAATGTAGATCCTACTCATTATAGGAGGTTGATTGGATCATTACGTTACTTGTGCAATACGCGACCAAATTTGGCGTTTAGTGTCAGTATTtcgagtagattcatggagagaccaaaTGTGTCTCACTTGGCAGCAGTCAAGAGGATCCTAAGATACGTCAAAAGGTATATTGGATGCGGAATTTTCTTTTCCACAGTGGATACATGTAGAAAGTGCAATTTGGTTGATTTTACTAATTCTAATTGGTGCTAAAATAAAGATGATCAAAAGTCTACAGCTGGACACATCTTTATGTTCTGGGCAACACGAATCTCATAGTGTTTAAAGAAGGAACCAATAATTGCACTCTTCTTGTGAGACCGAGTATATTGTCGTTTTGTTATGTGCATGCCA includes these proteins:
- the LOC131617858 gene encoding cysteine proteinase inhibitor-like gives rise to the protein MATLGGTTEVVEYTQNNVEINNLALFAVQDHNIKQNGVLEFVRVLSAKKQVVSGTLYDIVLETKDGGKQKVYEAKILEKPWLNFKEVQEFKLVSENDDAPSSSTV